One window from the genome of Candidatus Methylomirabilota bacterium encodes:
- a CDS encoding HAD family hydrolase, whose translation MRLVLFDIDGTLVLTKGAGRRALGAALLRVYGTTGLIDGYDFRGKTDPRIVADLMGAAGLAPEVIHAGLGDCFEAYARGLTGEIGDGQCVTLLPGVADLVRRLDDAEGVVLGLLTGNIEEGARIKLAPTGLWPYFRTGAFGSDDGDRRRLPSLAARRAQALTGHAFRPEEVLVIGDTPLDIECARAFGAVAVAVATGFHPYAELEAEKPDLLFESFADVKTAASRLLA comes from the coding sequence GTGCGGCTCGTCCTCTTCGACATCGACGGCACCCTCGTGCTCACCAAGGGCGCGGGCCGCCGCGCACTCGGCGCCGCGCTCCTGCGCGTGTATGGGACCACGGGGCTCATCGACGGCTACGACTTCCGCGGCAAGACCGATCCGCGCATCGTGGCCGATCTCATGGGCGCCGCCGGCCTCGCGCCGGAGGTGATCCACGCGGGGCTGGGCGACTGCTTCGAGGCCTACGCGCGTGGGCTGACGGGCGAGATCGGCGACGGGCAATGCGTGACGTTGCTGCCGGGTGTGGCCGACCTCGTGCGGCGGCTCGACGATGCCGAGGGCGTGGTCCTGGGCCTCCTCACCGGCAACATCGAGGAGGGCGCGCGCATCAAGCTGGCGCCCACGGGGCTCTGGCCCTACTTTCGCACCGGGGCGTTCGGTTCCGACGATGGCGACCGCCGGCGGTTGCCATCCCTGGCGGCGCGGCGGGCGCAGGCGCTCACCGGCCACGCCTTTCGTCCCGAGGAGGTGCTCGTGATCGGCGACACACCGCTGGACATCGAGTGCGCGCGGGCCTTCGGGGCGGTGGCGGTCGCGGTGGCGACGGGCTTCCACCCCTACGCGGAGCTCGAGGCCGAGAAGCCCGATCTACTCTTCGAGAGCTTCGCCGACGTGAAGACGGCGGCGTCCCGCCTCCTCGCGTAG
- the npdG gene encoding NADPH-dependent F420 reductase, with product MKIGILGGTGKEGAGLAVRWAQAGHEIVIGSRDAERARAKATELAALVPGARMSGAGNQDAAAAAEIVVIALPAGGLAATLPDVREACRGKVVVSTVVPLTFGGPRLFMPPSQGSSAEEAQEMLGADARVVGAFHHIAAHELSATEHDIECDLLICGGDAEAKKRVADLGASMGLRTVDVGALSNAGPLEGITAVLATINRRYKLKNSGIKITGLPG from the coding sequence ATGAAGATCGGCATACTCGGCGGCACGGGCAAGGAAGGCGCGGGCCTGGCGGTGCGGTGGGCCCAGGCCGGACACGAGATCGTCATCGGATCCCGCGATGCCGAGCGGGCGCGCGCGAAGGCGACGGAGCTGGCCGCGCTCGTGCCGGGCGCGCGCATGAGCGGCGCGGGTAACCAGGACGCGGCCGCCGCCGCCGAGATCGTCGTGATCGCACTGCCTGCGGGCGGCCTCGCTGCCACCCTCCCCGACGTGCGCGAGGCATGTCGCGGCAAGGTGGTGGTCTCCACCGTGGTGCCGCTGACCTTCGGCGGCCCGCGCCTGTTCATGCCCCCGTCCCAGGGCTCATCCGCCGAAGAGGCGCAGGAGATGCTGGGCGCGGACGCGCGCGTGGTCGGCGCGTTCCACCACATCGCCGCGCACGAGCTCTCGGCCACCGAACACGACATCGAGTGCGATCTGCTCATCTGCGGTGGGGACGCCGAGGCCAAGAAGCGCGTGGCCGACCTCGGCGCGTCGATGGGCCTTCGGACAGTCGACGTGGGCGCGCTCAGCAACGCCGGCCCGCTCGAGGGCATCACGGCGGTGCTGGCGACGATTAACCGGCGTTACAAGCTCAAAAATTCTGGGATAAAGATCACCGGCCTCCCCGGCTAG
- a CDS encoding cysteine desulfurase family protein, which translates to MEAGGESPGRVYFDYAGFAPVDPRVLAVMRPFFEAGIGNPSARHSLGAEARESLEAARIKVARLIGGAPGGVIFTSGATEANNLAIKGVALRAGERPRHVIAACIDHISVLTACRDLEKAGGAVTLLPVDAEGRVDPDALHRALRPETAIVSIAAANEEIGTLQSLADLARVTRAARVPLHVDGVGAIGRAPLAVEALGIDLLTVSGNDIYGPPGTGALWARKGVKLAPQILGGGQEVGYRSGTENLPGLVGLGVAADLIRSESAHGEPARLSGLRDRLIQGLLEAIPDCRITGSLTRRLPHHASMVLRGVKADSVLLDLDLQGIAASSGSACAALTQTPSHVLRAIGCTPAEADGSLCFTLGRWSTSIEVDTVLDRLPPIVARLRALSVPVTPASH; encoded by the coding sequence GTGGAGGCCGGCGGAGAATCCCCCGGCCGCGTCTACTTCGACTATGCCGGCTTCGCGCCGGTGGATCCCCGCGTGCTCGCGGTCATGCGGCCCTTCTTCGAGGCCGGGATCGGCAATCCGTCCGCCCGGCACTCCCTCGGCGCCGAAGCGCGCGAGTCCCTGGAGGCGGCACGCATCAAGGTCGCCCGGCTGATCGGGGGCGCCCCCGGCGGCGTGATCTTCACCTCCGGCGCCACCGAGGCCAATAACCTCGCGATCAAGGGCGTGGCGCTCCGCGCGGGCGAGCGCCCGCGTCACGTGATCGCCGCGTGCATCGACCACATCTCGGTGCTCACCGCGTGCCGCGACCTCGAGAAGGCGGGCGGCGCGGTGACGCTACTCCCCGTGGACGCAGAGGGGCGGGTGGATCCGGACGCGCTGCATCGCGCGCTCCGGCCCGAGACGGCGATCGTGAGTATCGCCGCCGCCAACGAAGAGATCGGCACCCTGCAGTCGCTCGCCGATCTCGCCCGGGTGACGCGCGCCGCGCGCGTCCCGTTGCACGTGGATGGCGTGGGGGCCATCGGCCGTGCACCCCTCGCGGTGGAGGCGCTGGGTATCGATCTTCTGACTGTGTCCGGCAACGATATTTACGGGCCGCCGGGCACAGGCGCGCTCTGGGCGCGGAAGGGCGTGAAGCTGGCGCCGCAGATCCTGGGCGGCGGCCAGGAGGTCGGGTATCGCTCCGGTACCGAGAATCTCCCGGGGCTGGTCGGGCTGGGCGTCGCCGCGGACCTGATCCGGAGCGAGAGCGCGCACGGGGAGCCCGCGCGGCTCTCGGGGTTGCGTGACCGGCTGATTCAGGGGTTGCTCGAGGCCATCCCCGACTGCCGGATCACCGGCTCGCTGACCCGCCGCCTGCCCCACCACGCGAGCATGGTGCTGCGCGGGGTCAAGGCGGACAGCGTGCTCCTTGACCTGGATCTCCAGGGCATCGCCGCCTCCTCGGGCTCGGCCTGCGCCGCCCTCACCCAGACGCCGTCCCATGTCCTCCGCGCCATCGGCTGCACGCCCGCCGAGGCGGACGGCTCCCTCTGCTTCACGCTGGGCCGCTGGAGCACCTCCATCGAGGTGGACACCGTGCTCGACCGGCTACCGCCCATCGTGGCGCGCCTCCGTGCCCTCTCCGTCCCGGTCACGCCGGCGTCCCACTAG
- a CDS encoding SDR family NAD(P)-dependent oxidoreductase, whose protein sequence is MALLDGKVAAVTGAGSGIGRSVALGLARAGARVVVNDYGVSVDGREPSSGPAESVVKEIQAAGGQAVASPESVATMAGGRGIVERALDTFGDLHIVVCCAGILRERMIFNMSEEEWDAVIAVHLKGHFTVLQPATRHMREKKRGRIITFTSAAGLEGSPGQPNYSAAKEGIVGLTRSTALAMAKYGVTVNCISPTADTRMTQRLPDERRGAATATPPESIAPVVTFLASDRAAHVTGQVIGVRGSEVTLFSHPAPLRTVTSAGGWTAEALADVYDRALGQDRLRRLDAMKIPWPPPAAPGATS, encoded by the coding sequence ATGGCGCTTCTCGACGGCAAGGTCGCGGCGGTGACGGGCGCGGGCAGCGGCATCGGGAGGTCCGTCGCGCTGGGGCTGGCCCGCGCGGGCGCGCGCGTGGTCGTCAACGACTACGGGGTGAGCGTGGACGGGCGCGAGCCCTCCAGCGGACCCGCCGAGTCCGTGGTCAAGGAGATACAGGCCGCGGGCGGCCAGGCGGTCGCGAGCCCAGAGAGCGTCGCCACGATGGCGGGCGGCCGCGGTATCGTCGAGCGTGCCCTCGACACCTTTGGCGATCTGCACATCGTGGTCTGCTGCGCCGGCATCCTCCGCGAGCGGATGATCTTCAACATGAGCGAGGAGGAGTGGGACGCGGTGATCGCCGTCCACCTCAAGGGCCACTTCACCGTCCTGCAGCCAGCCACGCGCCACATGAGGGAAAAGAAGCGCGGCCGCATCATCACCTTCACCTCGGCCGCCGGCCTGGAAGGGAGCCCCGGCCAGCCCAACTACTCGGCGGCCAAGGAGGGGATCGTGGGGCTCACGCGCTCGACCGCGCTGGCCATGGCCAAGTACGGCGTGACCGTGAACTGCATCTCGCCCACCGCGGACACCCGGATGACGCAGCGGCTCCCCGACGAACGCCGCGGCGCCGCCACCGCGACCCCTCCCGAGTCCATCGCGCCGGTGGTGACCTTTCTCGCGAGTGACCGAGCGGCCCATGTCACCGGACAGGTCATCGGGGTGCGCGGCAGCGAGGTGACGCTGTTCTCGCACCCGGCGCCGCTGCGCACCGTCACCAGCGCCGGGGGCTGGACGGCCGAGGCGCTGGCGGACGTCTACGATCGAGCGCTCGGCCAGGACCGGCTGAGGCGGCTCGACGCGATGAAGATCCCGTGGCCGCCGCCCGCTGCCCCGGGGGCTACCAGTTGA
- a CDS encoding aromatic ring-hydroxylating dioxygenase subunit alpha: MRSGYGRPTPSENAELTHIGPGTPAGELFRRYWQPVGLAPAPGDRPRPLRVLGEDLVLFRDGHGRPGLLDAHCCHRGTSLEYGRVEADGLRCCYHGWLFDVEGRCLEQPCEPAESTYKDRVFQPGYPCREYGGLVFAYMGPPDRMPLLPQYDLVEEGEGVVIADATSYGLGGGEILGCNWLQIYENVMDPFHVAVLHSVFSGGQFSDALNLQPRVSWEEADAGVRSTQDRALPDGRLFRRVTEILLPNIRIVPSVAAGEPDEGFERARHIGWILPIDDTHTRMYSLLRVPLRDGEPVLPPRARHGGKLWAELSEEEHHRMPGDEEAIVSQGPIAIHADEHLASSDRGVILTRKLIARAIAAVRGGADPPGVLRDRSARVVTTHAGNAVLAAGPHPLTHP; this comes from the coding sequence ATGCGATCCGGCTATGGGCGTCCGACTCCCTCAGAAAACGCCGAGCTCACGCATATCGGTCCCGGCACACCGGCCGGCGAGCTGTTCCGGCGCTACTGGCAGCCGGTCGGCCTCGCGCCCGCTCCCGGTGATCGCCCCCGCCCCCTTCGGGTGCTGGGTGAGGACCTGGTGCTCTTCCGCGACGGCCATGGCCGGCCGGGGCTGCTCGACGCGCACTGCTGCCATCGGGGCACCTCGCTGGAGTACGGGCGCGTGGAGGCGGACGGCCTCCGCTGCTGCTATCACGGCTGGCTCTTCGACGTCGAGGGCCGCTGCCTCGAGCAGCCCTGCGAGCCGGCCGAGAGCACATACAAGGATCGGGTGTTCCAGCCCGGTTATCCGTGCCGCGAGTACGGCGGGCTCGTGTTCGCCTACATGGGACCGCCGGATCGCATGCCGCTGCTGCCGCAGTACGACCTCGTGGAGGAGGGGGAAGGCGTCGTCATCGCCGACGCCACCAGCTACGGGCTCGGCGGTGGGGAGATCCTGGGCTGCAACTGGTTGCAGATCTACGAGAACGTGATGGATCCCTTTCACGTGGCGGTGCTGCACTCGGTGTTCAGCGGCGGGCAGTTCTCCGACGCGCTCAACCTGCAGCCTCGGGTGTCATGGGAGGAAGCGGACGCCGGCGTGCGTTCCACCCAGGATCGCGCGCTCCCGGATGGACGGCTGTTCCGGCGGGTGACGGAGATCCTGCTGCCCAACATCCGCATCGTGCCGAGCGTGGCGGCGGGCGAGCCCGACGAGGGCTTCGAGCGCGCGCGCCACATCGGCTGGATCCTGCCCATCGACGACACGCACACCCGCATGTACTCGCTGCTCCGCGTGCCGCTGCGCGATGGCGAGCCCGTGCTGCCGCCGCGCGCCCGGCACGGCGGCAAGCTCTGGGCCGAGCTCAGCGAGGAGGAGCATCACCGGATGCCCGGCGACGAGGAGGCCATCGTCAGCCAGGGCCCGATCGCCATTCACGCCGACGAGCACCTGGCGTCGTCCGACCGCGGCGTCATCCTGACCCGCAAGCTGATCGCCCGGGCCATCGCCGCCGTCCGCGGGGGCGCGGACCCGCCGGGTGTGCTCCGCGATCGGTCCGCCCGCGTCGTCACCACTCACGCCGGCAACGCGGTGCTCGCCGCGGGGCCGCACCCCCTGACTCACCCCTAG
- a CDS encoding HD domain-containing phosphohydrolase yields the protein MSIAERRVLIVDDDRQIRRVLSEFFEGAGFICRQAVNGKEGLALFQAERPPLTVTDVQMPALSGVEFLKQARALDPDAAFLVLTGVGDIQTAVESLKYGAYDFILKPVNMEELLNAAERALEHRALILERREYHALLERRVAEATRDLEATLGALEETYRSTLEALGSAIDTRDLGTQAHSRRVRGYSLALARAHGMTDEAHLRTLEHGVLLHDIGKIGIPDAILLKPGPLTPAEWKIMRTHPEIGRQLVEQIAFLRPAVPIVYHHHERWDGTGYPQGLKGEAIPLGARIFAVADAFDAMTFDRPYSRAIDFEAARAEIRRSAGAHFDPAVVESFLGVPLTTLEEIRRRSLI from the coding sequence GTGAGCATCGCCGAGCGCCGCGTCCTCATCGTCGACGACGACCGCCAGATCCGGCGCGTGCTCTCCGAGTTCTTCGAGGGCGCCGGCTTCATCTGCCGGCAGGCGGTCAACGGCAAGGAAGGCCTCGCCCTGTTCCAGGCCGAGCGCCCGCCCCTCACCGTCACCGACGTGCAGATGCCCGCGCTGTCCGGGGTGGAGTTCCTCAAGCAGGCGCGCGCTCTGGATCCCGACGCCGCGTTCCTCGTCCTCACCGGCGTGGGCGACATCCAGACGGCGGTGGAGAGTCTCAAGTACGGCGCCTACGACTTCATCCTCAAACCGGTCAACATGGAGGAGCTGCTGAACGCCGCGGAGCGGGCGTTGGAGCACCGCGCTCTCATCCTCGAGCGGCGGGAGTATCACGCGCTGCTGGAGCGGCGCGTGGCCGAGGCAACGCGCGACCTCGAGGCTACTCTCGGGGCCCTCGAGGAGACGTACCGCAGCACGCTGGAAGCGCTCGGCTCCGCCATCGATACGCGGGACCTCGGCACCCAGGCCCATTCGCGCCGGGTGCGCGGCTATTCGCTCGCGCTCGCGCGCGCCCACGGCATGACCGACGAGGCCCACCTGCGTACCCTCGAGCATGGCGTGCTGCTCCACGACATCGGCAAGATCGGCATCCCCGACGCCATCCTGCTCAAGCCCGGCCCGCTCACCCCCGCCGAGTGGAAGATCATGCGGACGCATCCCGAGATCGGCCGGCAGCTCGTGGAGCAGATCGCGTTCCTGCGGCCGGCGGTGCCCATCGTCTATCACCATCACGAGCGCTGGGACGGCACCGGCTACCCGCAGGGGCTCAAGGGCGAGGCGATTCCCCTGGGCGCGCGCATCTTCGCCGTCGCCGACGCCTTCGACGCGATGACGTTCGACCGGCCCTACTCGCGCGCGATCGACTTCGAGGCGGCGCGCGCCGAGATTCGCCGCTCCGCCGGCGCGCACTTCGACCCCGCGGTGGTGGAAAGCTTCCTGGGCGTGCCGCTCACCACGCTCGAGGAGATCCGGCGCCGCTCGCTGATCTAG
- a CDS encoding GGDEF domain-containing protein → MSRPKSTLALALSGAIILVAAALVLVIELRVRPLYDPARLGFAMPVVEGLLVVVAVLAGGLMVVTLRRAGAAPAVSAPLPIDLPDQALSGGNEEVGAMMGAFSRILGRIEEQGNEIQNFAHRLEAAHKDLELSNARLKEYSFKDEVTGLYNRRFYSIRLEEEVSRYRRFNHPVSVVLVDLDGFKEINDDLGHGAGDDTLRDMSDILLRYSRGINVICRYGGDEFAVLLVETSKAGAKLYADRIRQVLSTHRFAHGRRLTASFGIASLPEDVAPGADDLMRAADEALYAAKRAGKNRVSVFEDVAPAPRQTGRPT, encoded by the coding sequence ATGAGCCGTCCGAAATCGACGCTCGCCCTGGCCCTCTCCGGGGCCATCATCCTCGTGGCCGCGGCCCTCGTGCTGGTGATCGAGTTGCGGGTGCGTCCCCTCTACGATCCCGCCCGGCTCGGCTTCGCCATGCCCGTGGTCGAAGGCCTCCTGGTCGTGGTCGCCGTCCTCGCCGGGGGCCTCATGGTCGTGACCCTGCGTCGCGCCGGAGCCGCGCCGGCCGTGTCGGCCCCGCTGCCCATCGACCTGCCCGATCAGGCCCTGAGCGGCGGCAACGAAGAGGTCGGCGCCATGATGGGCGCGTTCTCGCGCATCCTCGGGCGCATCGAGGAGCAGGGCAACGAGATCCAGAACTTCGCCCACCGCCTCGAGGCCGCCCACAAGGATCTCGAGCTCAGCAACGCGCGCCTCAAGGAGTACTCGTTCAAGGACGAGGTGACGGGTCTCTACAACCGTCGCTTCTACTCGATCCGCCTCGAGGAGGAAGTGTCCCGCTACCGGCGGTTCAATCACCCGGTCTCCGTCGTGCTGGTGGACCTCGACGGCTTCAAGGAGATCAATGACGATCTGGGGCACGGCGCGGGCGACGACACCCTCCGCGACATGTCGGACATCCTGCTTCGCTACTCTCGCGGCATCAACGTGATCTGCCGCTACGGCGGTGACGAGTTCGCGGTGCTGCTCGTCGAGACGTCCAAGGCGGGCGCCAAGCTCTATGCCGACCGCATCCGTCAGGTCCTCTCCACGCATCGGTTCGCGCATGGTCGGCGGCTCACCGCCAGCTTCGGCATCGCCTCGCTCCCCGAGGACGTCGCGCCGGGCGCCGACGATCTCATGCGGGCCGCCGATGAGGCTCTCTACGCGGCCAAGCGCGCCGGCAAGAACCGCGTCTCCGTGTTCGAGGACGTGGCCCCGGCCCCGCGGCAGACGGGGCGCCCGACGTGA
- a CDS encoding Zn-ribbon domain-containing OB-fold protein, whose translation MTDEVVNLKDFFAEVRAGRLTAIRCTQCGELAIPPKEFCASCGKRGWESVPLAGDGTISSYTVIRVAPRGHVGQTPYAVAVVRLAEGVSLLGRITELPLDSLRVGLPVRFRPLVSGGETMVGFGPA comes from the coding sequence GTGACTGACGAGGTGGTCAACCTGAAGGACTTCTTCGCGGAGGTCCGGGCCGGGCGGCTCACCGCCATCCGCTGCACGCAGTGCGGCGAGCTCGCGATTCCCCCCAAGGAGTTCTGTGCCTCCTGCGGCAAGCGCGGCTGGGAATCAGTGCCGCTGGCCGGCGACGGGACCATCTCGTCCTACACGGTGATCCGCGTGGCCCCCCGGGGCCATGTGGGCCAGACCCCCTACGCGGTGGCGGTGGTGCGGCTCGCGGAAGGCGTCTCGCTCCTCGGCCGGATCACCGAGCTGCCCCTGGACTCGCTCCGGGTCGGTCTGCCCGTGCGCTTCCGACCGCTCGTCTCCGGCGGGGAGACGATGGTCGGCTTCGGACCCGCCTGA
- a CDS encoding thiolase domain-containing protein gives MRRVAVIGVGVTKFGKHDRTSAELFAEAAREAVVDAGIEPRAIQALYYGNVTGGESERQLHMGPLAASLVGLPTIPTTRFENACATSHVAFRHAVMEVGAGMSDVVLVGGAERILHVPTEHATEYFAYCSDASFEQPTGLTFPGVFALIARAHMEKYGTTETQMAHVAVKNHRHGLHNPKAQFRKEITLETVLQSAYVADPLKLFDCCPFTDGGAALVLASEEVARTHRRAVWVLGSAAASDTMFMHDKRDLSRVTATERAAAGAYRQAGRGPQDVDVVELHDCFTIAEIVATEGLGLVEPGMGGPAAEKGWTSLGGKIPVNVSGGLKAKGHPIGATGAAQIAEIVTQLRGEAGPRQVEGARTGLTHTLGGNTATVLVSLFGRD, from the coding sequence ATGCGCCGGGTCGCCGTCATCGGAGTCGGCGTCACGAAGTTCGGCAAGCACGATCGCACGAGCGCGGAGCTCTTCGCGGAGGCCGCCCGCGAGGCGGTCGTCGACGCGGGGATCGAGCCGCGGGCGATCCAGGCGCTCTACTACGGCAACGTGACCGGCGGTGAGAGCGAGCGCCAGCTGCACATGGGCCCGCTGGCCGCCTCGCTGGTGGGGCTGCCCACGATCCCCACCACCCGCTTCGAGAACGCCTGCGCGACCAGTCACGTCGCGTTCCGCCACGCGGTGATGGAGGTGGGCGCCGGCATGTCCGATGTCGTGCTCGTGGGTGGCGCCGAGCGCATCCTCCACGTGCCGACCGAGCACGCCACCGAGTACTTCGCCTACTGCTCCGACGCCTCCTTCGAGCAGCCGACCGGCCTCACCTTCCCCGGCGTCTTCGCCCTGATCGCGCGCGCCCACATGGAGAAGTACGGCACCACCGAGACGCAGATGGCGCACGTGGCGGTGAAGAATCACCGGCACGGGCTGCACAACCCCAAGGCACAATTCCGGAAGGAGATCACGCTCGAGACAGTGCTGCAGAGCGCCTACGTGGCGGATCCCCTCAAGCTCTTCGACTGCTGTCCCTTCACCGACGGCGGCGCCGCGCTCGTGCTGGCCTCGGAGGAGGTAGCGCGCACGCATCGCCGGGCCGTCTGGGTGCTGGGGAGCGCGGCGGCCAGCGACACGATGTTCATGCACGACAAGCGCGACCTCTCTCGCGTCACCGCCACCGAGCGCGCGGCCGCGGGCGCCTACCGCCAAGCCGGGCGCGGCCCGCAGGACGTGGACGTCGTGGAGCTGCACGACTGCTTCACGATCGCCGAGATCGTGGCCACCGAGGGGCTTGGTCTCGTCGAGCCGGGCATGGGCGGTCCCGCGGCCGAGAAGGGCTGGACGAGCCTCGGCGGCAAGATCCCCGTCAACGTCTCCGGCGGCCTCAAGGCCAAGGGCCATCCGATCGGCGCCACCGGCGCCGCCCAGATCGCCGAGATCGTGACCCAGCTCCGCGGCGAGGCGGGACCGCGCCAGGTGGAGGGCGCGCGCACCGGCCTCACCCACACGCTGGGCGGCAACACCGCCACCGTGCTCGTGAGCCTGTTTGGCCGTGACTGA
- a CDS encoding AMP-binding protein, translated as MAGSGPALTLGQMVDGAATRFPDREAVVFRGQRVTYRDLRRRADDFARGLLDLGLRPRDHVVLWMPNCVEWNVANLGVAKIGAVTVTCNSRYRPFEVEYVLRQSDAKALIMVDRFPAAKMDYLAILDELCPEARRPGGLPGTRFPMLRHVVVLGAEVPAGAVDFAAVERAGARPGAPSHDGIRIDPDDPVEMLYTSGTTGEPKGCLLSHGNMYYKCRVYTELHRWTHEDRYLVPVPYFHIFGSMGGVAANCLVGSTQVLMDVFDAGEAMRLIQGERVTIFSGVPTMFITVLGHPAFGSYDLSSLRTGSIGAAPVPVEIMKKILDREGGLGMDALVVYGLTEATGGTHWTRAGDALEKRVATVGLRTPEIEDRIVDPATGRPLPPGEEGEVCVKGPTLMLGYYKKPEATADKIRDGWLHTGDMGVKDAEGYLRITGRVTDMIIVGGFNTYPAEIENFYLRHPGILDISIVGVPDPIMGEVVMAFVIPKPGAALTAEAIIAFGREKIANFKVPRYVEIVDQFPLTGSGKVQKFKQKAYAVEKLGLQSPGPPRSASGAGSPRAW; from the coding sequence GTGGCCGGGTCCGGGCCGGCCCTCACCCTGGGCCAGATGGTGGACGGGGCGGCAACGCGCTTTCCCGACCGCGAGGCGGTGGTGTTCCGCGGGCAGCGCGTCACGTATCGGGATCTCAGGCGTCGGGCGGACGACTTCGCCCGCGGCCTCCTCGACCTCGGCCTCCGGCCCCGCGATCACGTCGTGCTGTGGATGCCGAACTGTGTCGAGTGGAACGTGGCCAATCTCGGCGTCGCCAAGATCGGCGCGGTGACCGTCACGTGCAACAGTCGCTATCGACCCTTCGAGGTCGAGTACGTGCTGCGGCAGTCGGACGCGAAGGCCCTCATCATGGTCGACCGCTTCCCCGCCGCCAAGATGGACTATCTGGCCATTCTCGACGAGCTCTGCCCGGAGGCGCGCCGCCCGGGGGGGCTCCCGGGGACGCGCTTCCCCATGCTGCGCCACGTGGTGGTGCTGGGCGCGGAAGTGCCCGCGGGGGCGGTCGACTTCGCGGCGGTGGAGCGCGCGGGCGCGCGGCCGGGCGCGCCGTCGCACGACGGAATCCGCATCGATCCCGACGATCCCGTGGAGATGCTCTACACCTCGGGGACGACCGGCGAGCCGAAGGGGTGCCTCCTCTCCCACGGCAACATGTACTACAAGTGCCGGGTCTACACGGAGCTCCACCGCTGGACCCACGAGGATCGCTACCTGGTCCCGGTGCCGTACTTCCACATCTTCGGCTCGATGGGCGGGGTCGCGGCCAACTGCCTCGTGGGCTCGACCCAGGTGCTCATGGACGTGTTCGACGCGGGGGAAGCAATGCGCCTGATCCAGGGCGAGCGCGTGACGATCTTCTCGGGCGTGCCGACCATGTTCATCACCGTGCTCGGGCATCCCGCCTTCGGATCCTACGACCTGTCGTCCCTGCGGACGGGCTCCATCGGCGCCGCTCCGGTGCCGGTGGAGATCATGAAGAAGATCCTCGACCGCGAGGGCGGCCTCGGCATGGACGCGCTCGTGGTGTACGGGCTCACCGAGGCCACCGGCGGCACGCACTGGACGCGCGCGGGCGACGCGCTCGAGAAGCGCGTGGCCACGGTGGGGCTGCGCACGCCCGAGATCGAGGACCGCATCGTGGACCCGGCGACGGGCCGTCCGTTGCCGCCCGGCGAGGAGGGCGAGGTGTGCGTGAAGGGGCCGACCCTCATGCTCGGCTACTACAAGAAGCCCGAGGCCACCGCGGACAAGATCCGTGACGGGTGGCTCCACACTGGTGACATGGGCGTGAAGGACGCGGAAGGCTATCTCCGCATCACCGGCCGGGTCACCGACATGATCATCGTGGGCGGCTTCAACACGTATCCCGCCGAGATCGAGAATTTCTACCTGCGCCACCCCGGCATCCTCGACATCTCGATCGTGGGCGTGCCGGACCCCATCATGGGGGAGGTCGTGATGGCCTTCGTGATCCCGAAGCCCGGGGCCGCCCTGACCGCCGAGGCGATCATCGCGTTCGGGCGGGAAAAGATCGCGAACTTCAAGGTGCCGCGGTACGTGGAGATCGTGGACCAGTTCCCCCTCACCGGGTCGGGGAAGGTCCAGAAGTTCAAGCAGAAGGCCTACGCGGTGGAGAAGCTCGGGCTCCAGTCGCCCGGGCCCCCTAGATCAGCGAGCGGCGCCGGATCTCCTCGAGCGTGGTGA
- a CDS encoding sulfurtransferase TusA family protein: MTSVSKVVNVDKQIDCTGLFCPMPIVKTREALRDMAPGQVLEMLSDDPASEADMKIWAQRSRNELIGVSRDEAVYRFLVRKSG; this comes from the coding sequence ATGACGTCTGTCTCAAAAGTCGTCAATGTTGACAAGCAGATTGATTGCACCGGACTCTTCTGCCCCATGCCGATCGTGAAGACCCGCGAGGCGCTGCGCGACATGGCGCCCGGCCAGGTTCTGGAGATGCTTTCCGACGATCCGGCTTCCGAGGCCGACATGAAGATCTGGGCGCAGCGCTCCCGGAACGAGCTGATCGGAGTGTCACGGGACGAAGCGGTGTACCGCTTCCTGGTCAGGAAGTCGGGATAG